The proteins below are encoded in one region of Tursiops truncatus isolate mTurTru1 chromosome 12, mTurTru1.mat.Y, whole genome shotgun sequence:
- the CLDN20 gene encoding claudin-20 — protein sequence MISAGLQLLAFALALTGVSGVLMATLLPNWKVNVDPGSNIITAIVQMQGLWMDCTWYSTGMFSCTLKYSVLALPTHVQAARAAMVLACVLSAVGMCTATIGMKCIRLGGDRETKSYACFAGGVCLISAGISSLIPTVWYTKEIIANFVDVAVPESNKHEPGGAVYIGFISAMLLFISGMIFCIKKDSEAWLYPSKQEHVPTTQPEDRSANSLKDYV from the coding sequence ATGATCTCGGCGGGTCTCCAGCTCCTTGCTTTTGCCCTGGCCTTAACTGGGGTCTCTGGAGTGCTCATGGCCACCCTGCTGCCCAACTGGAAGGTGAATGTGGACCCGGGCTCCAACATCATCACAGCCATCGTGCAGATGCAAGGGCTGTGGATGGACTGCACGTGGTATAGCACCGGGATGTTCAGCTGCACCTTGAAGTACTCCGTCCTGGCCCTCCCCACCCACGTGCAGGCCGCTCGGGCCGCCATGGTCCTGGCCTGTGTCCTGTCTGCTGTGGGGATGTGCACTGCCACAATTGGGATGAAATGCATTCGCTTAGGAGGGGACAGGGAAACCAAGAGTTACGCTTGTTTTGCTGGGGGAGTCTGCCTCATATCTGCAGGGATCTCTAGTTTAATACCAACGGTGTGGTACACAAAGGAGATCATAGCAAACTTTGTGGATGTGGCAGTTCCAGAAAGCAACAAACATGAACCCGGAGGAGCTGTCTACATTGGATTCATTTCGGCCATGCTGCTGTTTATCTCTGGCATGATTTTCTGTATAAAAAAGGATTCGGAGGCTTGGCTCTACCCATCCAAGCAGGAGCACGTCCCCACCACACAGCCAGAGGACCGTTCAGCAAACAGCCTGAAGGATTATGTGTGA